From Daucus carota subsp. sativus chromosome 6, DH1 v3.0, whole genome shotgun sequence:
GCTAGTACTTTAATGGGTCTTGGAGCGTTTCCGGGGTCGGATGATTTGTCGCTTAGAATGCTTGGAATGCATGGGACTGTTTATGCTAATTATGCTGTGGATCAGAGTGATTTGTTGCTTGCATTTGGGGTGAGGTTTGATGATCGTGTGACAGGAAAGCTTGAGGCTTTTGCTAGTCGGGCTAAGATTgttcatattgatattgattCTGCAGAGATAGGGAAAAATAAGATACCCCATGTATCGATTTGTGCTGATGTGAAACTGGCTTTGAATGGTTTGAATAAGATATTTGAGAGCAAGGAAGGAAGTGTTAAAGGAGAATTTTCACAGTGGAGGGAGGAGTTGGCCGCACAGAAAATGAATTATCCGTTGAGTTTTAAGACATTCGGAGAAGCAATTCCTCCTCAATATGCAATTCAGGTTCTTGATGAACTGACTAATGGAAGTGCGATTATAAGTACTGGGGTAGGACAGCATCAAATGTGGGCTGCACAATTTTACAAGTATAACAGGCCTAGGCAGTGGTTGACATCGAGTGGATTAGGTGCAATGGGTTTTGGGCTGCCTGCTGCTATTGGAGCTGCTGTTGGACGACCTGACTGTGTAGTTGTGGACATTGACGGGGATGGAAGCTTCATTATGAATGTCCAGGAGTTGGCAACAATTCGAGTGGAGCAACTTCCGGTTAAGATCATGCTTCTAAATAATCAACACTTGGGCATGGTTGTTCAGTGGGAGGACAGGTTTTACAAGTCCAACAGAGCGCATACATTCTTGGGTGACCCAGAAAATGAGTCTGAGATTTTTCCAGACATGTTGAAGTTTGCGGAAGCTTGCAACATAGAAGCAGCTCGGGTGACAAAGAAGGGGGAGCTTCGGGCTGCCATACAGAAGATGCTAGATTATCCTGGGCCATATCTGTTGGATGTTATCGTACCACATCAGGAGCATGTACTGCCTATGATACCCAGTGGTG
This genomic window contains:
- the LOC108228060 gene encoding acetolactate synthase 2, chloroplastic, whose product is MAASTAAKARMTTTAPPSLSSLKSLNPSSPFSLPFPPSPVSLRRHSLHITNVLSHPTSPSPIPTHTSRFPPSEPRKGSDILVEALEREGVNHVFAYPGGASMEIHQALTRSNAIKNILPRHEQGGVFAAEGYARATGKPGVCIATSGPGATNLVSGLADALLDSIPIVAITGQVPRRMIGTDAFQETPIVEVTRSITKHNYLVLNVEDIPRIVKEAFFLASSGRPGPVLIDIPKDVQQQLVVPDWDQPMRLNGYVSRLPKTPDFGLLEQIVRLIGESKKPVLYVGGGCLNSSEELKRFVELTGIPVASTLMGLGAFPGSDDLSLRMLGMHGTVYANYAVDQSDLLLAFGVRFDDRVTGKLEAFASRAKIVHIDIDSAEIGKNKIPHVSICADVKLALNGLNKIFESKEGSVKGEFSQWREELAAQKMNYPLSFKTFGEAIPPQYAIQVLDELTNGSAIISTGVGQHQMWAAQFYKYNRPRQWLTSSGLGAMGFGLPAAIGAAVGRPDCVVVDIDGDGSFIMNVQELATIRVEQLPVKIMLLNNQHLGMVVQWEDRFYKSNRAHTFLGDPENESEIFPDMLKFAEACNIEAARVTKKGELRAAIQKMLDYPGPYLLDVIVPHQEHVLPMIPSGGAFKDVITEGDGRSSH